Proteins encoded in a region of the Anoxybacillus amylolyticus genome:
- a CDS encoding assimilatory sulfite reductase (NADPH) flavoprotein subunit: MRFHVTNSPFSEQQVELLNQLWPTLTPAQKLWLSGYLAATHIDSATQPETGTKEVTILYGSQTGNAQKLAEKAGETLKSRGFHVTVSSMLDFKPNELKKINTLLIVVSTYGEGEPPDNALSFYEFLHSKRAPKLDHLRFSVLALGDTSYEHFCKTGKDFDKRLEELGGKRLYERIDCDVDYEEAATKWLDGVLSELDQQGAVSIVAPQPTQAQPTALYSRKHPFEAEVLENINLNGRGSNKETRHIELSLEGSGLTFEPGDALGVFPKNDPELVDLIIQEMRWDPETLVSVDQEEEPLREALLSRLEITVLTEQLLQKLAEFSKNREFHALLSPEQEAKRKDYMKGRDVLDVLRDFGPWEMTPEQFISFLRKLQPRFYSIASSLLAYPEEVHVTVGAVRYEAHGRLRKGVCSTFCAERLHIGDKLPVFVHQNPNFKLPKDSNTPIIMVGPGTGVAPFRAFMQEREAIGAKGKSWLFFGDQHFVTDFLYQTEWQAWLKNGVLTKMDVAFSRDTKEKVYVQHRMLEQSKELFRWLEEGAVVYVCGDKQRMARDVHQTLIHIIEKEGNMSSEQAEAYVADMQKQKRYQRDVY; this comes from the coding sequence GTGCGATTTCACGTAACAAACAGTCCATTTAGTGAACAGCAAGTTGAACTGCTCAACCAGCTTTGGCCGACACTAACCCCTGCCCAAAAGCTTTGGTTGAGTGGGTATTTAGCCGCAACGCATATTGACTCGGCAACGCAGCCCGAAACTGGGACAAAAGAAGTAACGATTCTTTACGGATCGCAAACAGGAAACGCGCAAAAACTAGCGGAAAAAGCAGGGGAAACGCTTAAAAGCCGCGGGTTTCACGTCACCGTTTCCTCGATGCTTGATTTTAAGCCAAACGAGTTGAAAAAAATCAATACGCTCCTAATTGTCGTTAGCACTTATGGAGAAGGCGAGCCGCCGGACAATGCGTTATCGTTTTACGAGTTTCTCCATAGCAAGCGCGCACCAAAACTTGATCATCTTCGCTTTTCTGTATTGGCGCTTGGGGATACGTCGTATGAGCATTTTTGCAAAACAGGAAAAGATTTTGATAAGCGGTTAGAAGAGTTAGGAGGCAAGCGTTTATACGAACGCATCGATTGTGACGTCGATTATGAAGAAGCGGCAACGAAATGGCTTGATGGAGTGCTTAGTGAGTTAGATCAGCAAGGAGCAGTTTCCATCGTAGCTCCACAGCCGACGCAAGCACAGCCAACCGCGCTTTATTCACGAAAACATCCGTTCGAAGCGGAAGTATTAGAAAATATCAACTTAAATGGACGTGGTTCGAATAAAGAAACACGGCATATCGAGCTATCGCTAGAAGGATCGGGACTTACGTTTGAACCTGGGGATGCGCTTGGCGTTTTTCCGAAAAACGATCCGGAGTTAGTCGATCTGATCATTCAAGAGATGAGATGGGATCCAGAAACGCTCGTTTCCGTCGATCAAGAGGAAGAACCGTTGCGAGAAGCGTTACTATCGCGTTTAGAAATTACGGTATTGACAGAGCAGCTGTTGCAAAAATTAGCGGAGTTTTCGAAAAATCGCGAATTTCATGCCCTTCTTTCGCCAGAACAAGAGGCGAAGAGAAAAGACTATATGAAAGGGCGCGATGTATTGGATGTCCTTCGTGATTTCGGCCCGTGGGAGATGACGCCAGAACAGTTCATTTCCTTCTTGCGGAAGCTGCAGCCGCGCTTTTATTCTATTGCAAGCAGCTTATTAGCTTATCCAGAAGAAGTACATGTAACGGTGGGTGCAGTTCGTTATGAAGCGCACGGACGTTTACGGAAAGGAGTGTGCTCGACGTTTTGTGCGGAGCGTCTGCACATTGGCGACAAACTTCCGGTGTTCGTTCATCAAAATCCGAACTTTAAACTGCCAAAAGATTCGAATACGCCAATCATTATGGTCGGACCAGGTACAGGGGTGGCGCCGTTTCGCGCCTTTATGCAAGAGCGTGAGGCGATTGGCGCCAAAGGGAAATCGTGGCTGTTTTTTGGCGACCAACATTTCGTAACCGATTTCTTGTATCAAACGGAATGGCAAGCGTGGTTGAAAAACGGTGTATTAACGAAAATGGATGTTGCCTTTTCGCGCGATACGAAAGAAAAAGTGTATGTCCAACATCGCATGCTAGAACAAAGCAAAGAACTGTTTCGCTGGCTAGAAGAAGGGGCTGTCGTTTACGTTTGTGGCGATAAACAGCGCATGGCGCGCGACGTTCATCAAACTCTTATTCATATCATTGAAAAAGAAGGAAACATGAGTAGCGAACAAGCGGAAGCGTATGTAGCGGACATGCAAAAACAAAAACGGTACCAACGCGACGTGTATTAG
- a CDS encoding ABC transporter ATP-binding protein yields the protein MLEAVELTKQFKQTKAVDRVNLYLEQGEIVGLLGPNGAGKSTTISMLSTLIPPSSGDVRFHQKSILKNPAMLRNVLGIVPQEIALYSDLSAKENLQFFGSIHRLSGAQLQKKVGEVLELIGLTDRQNDLVKHFSGGMKRRLNIGAALLHEPKLLIMDEPTVGIDPQSRNYILETVKRLNEEKQMTVLYTSHYMEEVEFLCNRIYIMDKGSIIASGTTTEIKNILSAEHTVELKVEKLNESFLHALRTQPVVRHIAIQDRVITVLSPKEVNIFRLLFQLAEQTDAVLTSIEIKTPTLEDVFLHLTGRALRD from the coding sequence ATGTTAGAAGCAGTAGAACTAACGAAACAATTTAAACAAACCAAGGCGGTCGATCGGGTCAATTTATATTTAGAACAAGGAGAAATTGTTGGATTGCTTGGCCCAAATGGAGCCGGCAAATCAACGACCATTTCGATGCTCTCGACGTTAATTCCCCCATCGAGTGGGGATGTTCGCTTTCATCAAAAGAGCATCTTGAAAAACCCAGCAATGCTTCGCAACGTGTTAGGAATCGTTCCGCAAGAAATTGCGCTCTATTCTGATTTATCCGCAAAAGAAAATTTGCAGTTTTTCGGAAGCATCCATCGGTTATCCGGTGCACAGCTTCAAAAAAAAGTCGGGGAAGTATTGGAGCTCATCGGACTAACCGACCGACAAAACGATTTAGTGAAACACTTTTCTGGGGGAATGAAACGGCGGTTAAATATCGGTGCTGCCCTTTTACACGAACCGAAGCTACTCATTATGGATGAACCGACTGTCGGGATCGATCCGCAATCCCGCAACTATATTTTAGAAACAGTGAAGCGGTTAAACGAAGAAAAACAAATGACTGTTCTCTACACAAGCCACTACATGGAAGAAGTCGAGTTTTTATGCAACCGCATTTACATTATGGATAAAGGCTCCATTATCGCATCAGGAACAACAACCGAGATTAAAAACATTTTGTCCGCAGAGCATACGGTCGAACTAAAAGTCGAAAAACTAAACGAATCGTTTTTGCACGCATTGCGTACACAGCCAGTCGTTCGTCATATCGCTATCCAAGACCGAGTCATTACGGTGTTGTCCCCAAAAGAAGTGAACATCTTCCGCCTATTATTTCAATTAGCGGAACAAACAGATGCCGTACTGACATCGATCGAAATTAAAACACCGACACTAGAAGATGTATTTTTGCATCTGACCGGTCGAGCATTACGTGATTAG
- a CDS encoding response regulator transcription factor: MIHILLAEDQALVRQGLKMMIEQDEQLKVIAEAANGLEAVQQIETRLVDLVLMDIRMPGMNGLEATKIIKKRWPHIKILVLTTFNDDEYAVQALKDGASGFLLKTTERQKLIDAIYSCMKGGVTIHEEVAAKVVPRLLEHSKREPVTVPLTPRELAITQLVGEGKTNKEIAAILHLSIGTVKNHITQILQKLELRDRTQLAIYAIKHDLV, translated from the coding sequence GTGATCCACATTTTGTTAGCAGAAGATCAAGCGCTTGTCAGACAAGGGTTGAAAATGATGATTGAGCAAGATGAACAGCTGAAAGTCATCGCAGAGGCAGCAAATGGACTAGAAGCTGTACAACAAATAGAAACTCGCCTTGTCGATCTTGTGCTAATGGATATTCGCATGCCTGGCATGAACGGATTAGAGGCAACGAAAATCATAAAAAAACGGTGGCCACATATTAAAATTTTAGTGTTAACAACGTTCAACGATGATGAGTATGCGGTTCAAGCATTGAAAGACGGAGCGAGTGGGTTTTTGCTAAAAACGACAGAACGCCAAAAGCTTATTGACGCCATTTATAGCTGTATGAAAGGAGGGGTGACGATTCATGAAGAAGTAGCAGCGAAAGTGGTGCCCCGCCTCTTAGAACATTCAAAACGAGAACCAGTAACCGTTCCGTTAACCCCGCGTGAGCTTGCCATTACCCAATTAGTTGGGGAAGGGAAAACAAACAAAGAAATTGCCGCGATTCTTCATTTGTCGATCGGAACCGTCAAAAACCATATTACGCAAATTTTACAAAAATTAGAATTGCGCGACCGGACACAATTAGCCATTTATGCGATTAAACACGATCTTGTATAA
- a CDS encoding aldo/keto reductase — protein MKQLNIGKSGLMASEIVLGCMRIADMSVSELSRYIDEALEAGITMFDHADIYAKGRCEELFGEVIASRPDLRERIHIQSKCSIRDGYYDLSKEHILASVDGSLQRLQTDYLDILLLHRPDTLMELEEVAEAFDRLYASGKVRHFGVSNFNSMQIELLQAYVEQPIIVNQMQFSIMHANLVTSGIQANTLFDGAINRDGHILEYCRLKNITIQAWSPFQYGFFEGVFIDNEKFPEVNEVLGRLAEEKGASKSAIAVAWILRHPANMQVIVGTTNSARLKDICQASHVQLSRKEWYDIYRAAGHRLP, from the coding sequence ATGAAACAACTCAATATTGGAAAATCTGGTCTAATGGCTTCGGAAATCGTGCTGGGGTGCATGAGAATTGCGGACATGTCGGTTTCCGAACTGTCACGTTATATAGACGAAGCGCTCGAAGCAGGGATTACGATGTTTGACCATGCCGATATTTATGCGAAAGGGCGTTGCGAAGAGCTGTTTGGTGAAGTGATTGCTTCTCGCCCTGATTTGCGTGAACGCATCCACATTCAAAGCAAATGTTCGATTCGCGACGGCTATTATGATCTTTCAAAGGAACATATTTTAGCCTCGGTAGATGGGAGTTTACAACGGCTTCAAACCGACTATTTAGATATTTTGCTTCTTCACCGCCCAGATACATTAATGGAACTGGAAGAAGTAGCGGAGGCGTTTGACCGGCTATATGCAAGCGGAAAAGTTCGCCATTTCGGGGTGAGCAACTTTAACAGCATGCAAATCGAACTATTACAAGCATATGTCGAGCAGCCGATCATTGTGAACCAAATGCAGTTTAGTATCATGCACGCGAACTTAGTGACGAGCGGTATTCAGGCAAACACGTTATTTGATGGGGCGATTAACCGGGACGGACATATTTTAGAATATTGTCGTTTAAAAAACATCACCATCCAAGCGTGGTCTCCGTTTCAATATGGCTTTTTTGAAGGGGTGTTCATTGACAACGAGAAATTTCCGGAAGTCAATGAAGTACTCGGACGGCTAGCGGAGGAAAAAGGAGCAAGTAAATCAGCGATAGCAGTTGCTTGGATTTTGCGCCATCCAGCGAACATGCAAGTCATCGTTGGCACAACAAACTCTGCTCGTTTAAAAGACATTTGCCAAGCGAGCCACGTACAGCTCTCCCGAAAAGAGTGGTACGACATTTACCGAGCGGCAGGGCATCGGTTGCCGTAA
- the cysI gene encoding assimilatory sulfite reductase (NADPH) hemoprotein subunit, producing MEKVVLKAPDGPPSDVERIKQESNYLRGTLKETMEDRITAGIPEDDNRLMKFHGSYLQDDRDLRAERQKQKLEPAYQFMIRVRTPGGVATPEQWLAMDELARTYANGTLKLTTRQAFQFHGVLKWNMKKTLQAINDALLTTLAACGDVNRNVMCNPNPYQSEVHAEVYEWAKMLSDHLLPRTRAYYEIWLDEEKVAGTPEVEEEPIYGPLYLPRKFKIGIAVPPSNDVDVFSQDLGFIAIVEQGKLVGFNVAIGGGMGMSHGDRTTYPQLAKVIGFCKPEQVINVAEKVVTIQRDYGNRSVRKHARFKYTIDRLGLEVVKKELERRLGWELEEARPYYFEHTGDRYGWVEGVNGTWHFTLFVEGGRVKDADGYPLMTGLREIAKVHKGDFRLTANQNLVIANVPAENKAEIDALIKQYGLTDGKRYSALRRNSLACVALPTCGLAMAEAERYLPKLLDKIEEIVEENGLRDEEITIRMTGCPNGCARHVLAEIAFIGKSVGKYNMYLGAAFDGSRLGKLYRENIGEEEILAELRVLLSRYAKERLDGEHFGDFVIRVGIVKEVTDGTNFHE from the coding sequence ATGGAAAAAGTCGTATTGAAAGCGCCGGATGGACCGCCAAGCGACGTCGAGCGCATTAAACAAGAAAGCAACTATTTACGCGGCACATTGAAAGAAACGATGGAAGATCGGATTACCGCCGGCATTCCAGAAGATGACAACCGGCTGATGAAATTTCATGGCAGCTATTTGCAAGATGACCGTGATTTGCGAGCGGAGCGGCAAAAACAAAAATTAGAGCCTGCCTATCAATTTATGATTCGCGTCCGCACGCCGGGCGGAGTGGCGACGCCTGAACAGTGGCTTGCGATGGACGAATTGGCACGGACATATGCGAACGGGACACTGAAGCTTACGACACGGCAAGCATTCCAGTTTCATGGCGTATTAAAATGGAACATGAAAAAAACGCTGCAAGCAATTAACGATGCACTGCTTACGACGTTAGCAGCATGTGGCGACGTCAACCGGAACGTCATGTGCAATCCGAATCCGTACCAATCAGAAGTGCATGCGGAAGTGTATGAATGGGCGAAAATGTTAAGCGACCATTTATTGCCGCGCACGAGAGCGTATTACGAAATTTGGTTGGATGAAGAAAAAGTAGCTGGTACGCCAGAAGTAGAGGAAGAACCGATCTACGGTCCGCTGTACTTGCCGCGGAAATTTAAAATCGGTATCGCTGTTCCACCGTCGAACGATGTTGACGTGTTTTCGCAAGACCTCGGGTTTATTGCGATTGTGGAACAAGGCAAGCTCGTGGGCTTTAACGTAGCGATCGGTGGCGGGATGGGCATGAGCCACGGGGATCGGACGACGTATCCGCAGCTAGCGAAAGTGATCGGTTTTTGTAAGCCAGAACAAGTGATTAATGTAGCGGAAAAAGTTGTCACGATTCAGCGCGATTACGGCAATCGTTCCGTGCGCAAACATGCCCGCTTTAAATACACGATTGACCGGCTTGGGTTGGAAGTCGTAAAGAAAGAATTAGAGCGCCGGCTTGGCTGGGAGTTAGAAGAAGCGCGCCCTTACTATTTCGAGCATACTGGCGACCGCTACGGCTGGGTCGAAGGGGTGAACGGAACGTGGCATTTTACGTTGTTTGTAGAAGGCGGTAGGGTGAAAGATGCGGATGGTTATCCGTTAATGACAGGTTTGCGAGAAATTGCGAAAGTGCATAAAGGTGATTTCCGTCTAACTGCCAATCAAAACCTAGTTATTGCGAATGTACCAGCTGAGAACAAAGCAGAAATCGATGCGCTTATTAAACAATACGGCTTGACCGACGGAAAACGTTACAGCGCGCTTCGCCGTAATTCGCTTGCCTGTGTTGCGTTGCCAACATGCGGATTAGCGATGGCGGAAGCGGAGCGATATTTGCCAAAACTGCTTGATAAGATTGAAGAAATTGTGGAGGAAAACGGGCTTCGTGACGAAGAAATAACGATTCGCATGACAGGCTGTCCGAACGGCTGTGCTCGCCATGTCTTAGCGGAAATCGCGTTTATCGGCAAATCGGTCGGAAAATATAATATGTATCTCGGTGCGGCGTTTGACGGTAGCCGCCTTGGCAAATTGTATCGTGAAAATATCGGAGAAGAAGAAATTTTAGCGGAACTTCGCGTCCTTCTTTCTCGCTATGCGAAAGAGCGGCTGGATGGCGAGCATTTTGGCGACTTCGTCATCCGTGTTGGCATCGTGAAAGAAGTAACGGACGGAACGAATTTTCATGAGTAA
- a CDS encoding ABC transporter permease, which yields MIGTFVKKQLLLFARNRHELLVLLGMPFVLITILGFALGNIMDGDHAAIHAKIAFVNEGDEQKELQAFTREIETINIPKEKKQMLIEAAHSIAPITVLKQGVFGDKSVKKYIRIIDVPPAQLEKVRQKDSYAAIIRVPSGFTYKMLQYMLLQKDEHPRLFFYTNEEKAWTAEMVGQILSAFQRHYSLAATLGKAGLADRSSSIVDVHVNGKMETVRKKEPIRAMTYYTVGMSVMFALYIASNVGSYAFEEKLSHVFDRMLLANVSRWSYMAGIFLSATLLACLQLFILYGLTSILYDITWADIPAFFIVTLSLALTVGGLAVLLTALNFRINSEQASRFFQTILVTMFSLVGGSYFPAGQLSDFISTLGTLTPNGASMNAYLKLLQGYHFNDIAHSVIYLSLFSITTLLLSIWAFPKRGNES from the coding sequence ATGATTGGAACGTTTGTCAAAAAACAGTTGTTATTGTTTGCCAGAAACCGTCATGAATTACTTGTTCTTCTCGGGATGCCGTTTGTATTGATTACGATTTTAGGTTTTGCGCTTGGAAATATCATGGATGGGGATCACGCTGCAATTCACGCAAAAATTGCGTTTGTTAACGAAGGGGACGAACAAAAAGAACTGCAAGCATTTACGCGTGAAATAGAAACAATAAACATTCCAAAAGAAAAAAAACAAATGCTAATCGAAGCCGCTCATTCGATCGCACCGATTACCGTACTAAAACAAGGCGTGTTTGGCGATAAATCAGTAAAAAAATATATTCGCATCATTGATGTACCACCAGCTCAACTAGAAAAAGTCCGCCAAAAGGACAGCTACGCCGCAATCATTCGCGTGCCGAGTGGATTTACGTACAAGATGCTACAATACATGCTTTTGCAAAAAGACGAACACCCTCGCTTATTTTTTTATACCAACGAGGAAAAAGCGTGGACAGCTGAAATGGTAGGGCAAATTCTTTCTGCGTTTCAACGACACTATTCGCTAGCTGCCACTCTTGGCAAGGCAGGGTTAGCCGATCGTTCCTCGTCGATCGTTGACGTTCATGTAAATGGAAAAATGGAAACTGTAAGGAAAAAAGAACCGATTCGGGCAATGACTTATTATACGGTCGGAATGAGTGTCATGTTTGCTCTATATATCGCTTCAAACGTCGGAAGTTATGCGTTTGAAGAAAAGCTCTCGCACGTATTCGACCGGATGTTGTTAGCCAACGTGTCAAGATGGTCGTATATGGCAGGTATTTTCCTTTCAGCAACGCTCCTTGCATGCTTGCAACTCTTTATTTTGTACGGATTAACGTCGATCCTATATGACATTACATGGGCTGATATCCCTGCATTTTTCATCGTGACCTTATCGCTTGCGCTAACGGTCGGCGGGTTAGCCGTGTTATTGACCGCGTTGAATTTCCGGATCAATTCCGAACAAGCGTCACGCTTTTTCCAAACCATTCTCGTGACGATGTTTTCGCTTGTTGGCGGCAGCTATTTTCCTGCTGGCCAATTATCCGATTTCATCAGCACGCTCGGAACGTTAACACCGAACGGAGCAAGCATGAACGCCTATTTAAAACTGCTACAAGGGTACCATTTTAACGACATTGCCCACTCGGTCATATATTTATCCCTTTTTAGTATCACGACATTGTTGTTATCAATATGGGCTTTTCCGAAAAGGGGGAACGAATCGTGA
- a CDS encoding LysR family transcriptional regulator: MYYEELKTFVTLAEVRNFTKTAELLHLSQPSVSLHIKNLEKEFQTKLFVRSPKRLQMTPTGEMLYDRAKQMIALYEQTKQDILEHHHSVKGTLKIGASFTIGEYILPPLLFELQNDYPELELEVVIGNTKEIVELVRSFQADIGLIEGQTNEKELSVHAFMQDELVIVASNDHKLVHKADVSIADLHNQAWVTREVGSGTREYFNHFIRSNGLKIKSLMIISSNQGIKEALIAGSALSLLSRNVVARDINHGHLSVLRLNYPPFHRTFSYIYSPIMANKKNVHVLLRALEKRQSDS; encoded by the coding sequence TTGTACTACGAAGAATTAAAAACGTTCGTGACGTTAGCCGAAGTGAGAAATTTTACAAAAACAGCGGAACTTCTTCATTTATCCCAACCTAGCGTCAGTTTGCATATTAAAAATTTAGAAAAAGAGTTTCAGACGAAGCTATTCGTTCGCTCGCCAAAACGGCTACAAATGACACCGACTGGAGAAATGCTTTACGACCGCGCCAAGCAAATGATTGCCTTGTACGAGCAGACGAAACAAGATATTTTAGAGCACCACCATTCCGTCAAAGGAACATTAAAAATCGGGGCTAGTTTTACGATTGGGGAATATATTTTGCCACCTCTCTTATTTGAGCTGCAAAACGACTATCCAGAGCTTGAGCTAGAAGTCGTCATCGGCAATACGAAAGAAATCGTCGAACTTGTTCGCTCGTTTCAAGCCGACATCGGCTTAATCGAAGGACAGACGAACGAAAAAGAACTGTCCGTCCATGCGTTTATGCAAGACGAACTCGTCATCGTCGCATCAAACGATCACAAGCTCGTTCATAAAGCGGACGTGTCGATTGCGGATTTGCACAATCAAGCGTGGGTGACGCGTGAAGTCGGATCCGGTACGCGAGAATATTTTAACCATTTTATTCGCTCGAACGGGCTAAAAATAAAATCACTCATGATCATCAGCAGCAACCAAGGCATTAAAGAGGCGCTCATCGCTGGCAGCGCCCTGTCGCTTCTTTCGCGCAACGTCGTCGCGCGCGACATTAACCACGGACATTTATCGGTTCTTCGGTTGAACTACCCGCCGTTTCATCGGACGTTTTCATACATTTATTCTCCCATTATGGCGAACAAAAAAAATGTGCACGTTTTACTTCGGGCGTTAGAAAAAAGACAAAGCGACTCATAA
- a CDS encoding RNA-guided endonuclease TnpB family protein — protein MELVVTAKIRLLPTEAQHLQLIETMQAMKQALNFASKVAYEHHLLSSFKKLQVLVYRDLRELFGLKSQMACNVCTIVAGVYASMKSNGERTLAVFKKPKLQYSYNRDYSFTKDGQMSIGTLNKRIKMPFLTKGQERYFDGSWEFGTGTLVYKKGKFYLHVAAKKVIHPPSVYQHVVGVDMGMRFLVTAVDSHNRHLFIKGTPIQSVKARYVRLRKELQQRNTKSAKRKLKKIAGQENRFMTNVNHCVSKALVQFAGKHSLLVLEDLTDINDTVCVRKKDRYVRFTWAFAQLRSFIEYKARLHDSHVLAVPPAYTSQQCPTCGFTHKNNRKKQIHTFICGACGYTSNDDRVGALNLRQKGIEYHHGVTAQA, from the coding sequence ATGGAATTGGTCGTCACCGCTAAAATTCGGTTGTTACCAACGGAAGCTCAACACCTGCAACTCATTGAAACGATGCAAGCGATGAAACAAGCGTTGAACTTTGCATCGAAAGTCGCATACGAACACCATCTGCTTTCCTCGTTTAAGAAACTGCAAGTCTTGGTGTATCGAGACTTGCGAGAGTTGTTCGGACTAAAATCACAAATGGCGTGTAATGTGTGTACCATTGTCGCAGGTGTCTATGCGTCCATGAAATCCAATGGCGAACGCACGCTAGCGGTGTTTAAAAAGCCTAAACTCCAATATTCGTACAATCGAGACTACTCGTTTACGAAAGACGGACAGATGAGCATTGGCACGCTAAACAAACGAATCAAAATGCCTTTTCTGACAAAAGGACAGGAACGCTATTTCGATGGCTCTTGGGAGTTTGGCACAGGTACACTTGTGTACAAAAAAGGAAAATTCTACTTGCATGTCGCAGCGAAAAAAGTGATCCATCCCCCTTCGGTGTATCAACACGTGGTCGGTGTGGACATGGGGATGCGCTTTTTAGTGACCGCTGTAGATTCACACAACCGTCATTTGTTTATCAAGGGCACTCCCATTCAGAGCGTCAAAGCACGATACGTCCGACTTCGCAAAGAGCTCCAACAACGCAACACGAAATCCGCTAAACGCAAGCTAAAGAAAATCGCTGGACAAGAAAACCGTTTCATGACCAATGTCAATCATTGTGTCAGCAAGGCACTTGTTCAGTTTGCAGGAAAGCATAGCTTGCTTGTCCTGGAGGATTTGACAGACATCAACGATACGGTGTGCGTTCGCAAAAAAGACCGATACGTGCGATTCACATGGGCGTTCGCTCAACTCCGCTCGTTCATTGAATATAAAGCACGACTACACGACAGCCACGTCCTTGCCGTTCCTCCTGCTTACACGAGCCAGCAATGCCCAACCTGTGGGTTTACACATAAAAACAACCGCAAAAAACAGATCCATACGTTTATATGTGGGGCATGTGGCTATACATCCAATGATGATAGAGTAGGGGCGTTAAACTTACGCCAAAAGGGAATCGAGTACCATCATGGCGTGACCGCCCAAGCATGA
- a CDS encoding sensor histidine kinase codes for MKQFIIRLFVFASLWLGYLYEHFQHNSKLPAILFISACAISAYFFLAMTKRPLLLFVFIDCLLLLEESLHPLANNMYILLLLLYLYVEAIFQLNVSAFRVFAAITFSCSAVVTFLWQPNESEWLIAFAIFSAIAIVLNEYVKEREEQKEMYQQLLGEYRRLKRSYYETERAARLEERTRIARDIHDSVGHKLTALLMQLEMLSIRERKEEYKQLQALVRESLEETRQAVKALQTEENAGISSVLQLIRKLESESHIMVHFTTKQGALTAKLSNEQNIALYRVIQEALTNAMRHAQSREVFVTLGKSAVGDLEFSIKNRIAQPKPFQLGFGLTNMQERIKQIGGTVHIFQTDSEFTVQGTIPIKEG; via the coding sequence ATGAAACAATTTATAATTCGTCTATTTGTATTCGCTAGTTTATGGCTTGGGTATTTATATGAGCACTTTCAGCACAATAGCAAGCTTCCGGCGATTTTATTCATAAGCGCCTGTGCCATTAGTGCTTATTTTTTTCTCGCAATGACTAAACGTCCACTTCTGCTATTCGTTTTCATCGACTGTCTTCTTTTGCTAGAGGAATCTCTTCATCCGCTCGCGAACAATATGTACATCTTGCTACTGCTTCTTTATCTTTATGTGGAGGCAATTTTTCAATTGAACGTTTCAGCGTTTCGTGTATTTGCGGCCATCACTTTTTCCTGTTCAGCCGTTGTCACGTTTCTCTGGCAACCGAACGAAAGCGAATGGCTCATTGCATTTGCCATTTTTTCCGCCATCGCTATCGTTTTGAATGAATACGTAAAGGAACGTGAAGAACAAAAAGAAATGTACCAACAACTATTAGGAGAATATCGGCGCCTAAAGCGCTCCTACTATGAAACAGAGCGAGCGGCACGGCTCGAAGAACGGACGAGAATTGCCCGCGACATTCATGATTCCGTCGGCCATAAATTAACGGCCTTGCTCATGCAGCTAGAAATGTTGTCTATTCGTGAACGGAAAGAAGAATATAAGCAACTGCAAGCACTTGTGCGCGAAAGTTTAGAGGAAACACGACAAGCAGTCAAAGCACTGCAAACAGAAGAAAATGCTGGTATTTCCTCGGTTTTGCAATTAATTCGGAAATTAGAGTCAGAAAGTCATATTATGGTTCATTTTACTACAAAACAAGGGGCGTTAACAGCAAAGCTATCGAATGAGCAAAATATCGCCCTTTACCGCGTCATTCAAGAAGCGCTGACCAATGCGATGCGCCATGCTCAATCACGAGAAGTGTTTGTCACATTAGGAAAATCAGCCGTTGGCGATTTAGAATTTTCCATCAAAAACCGGATTGCACAACCGAAGCCGTTTCAGCTTGGGTTTGGACTAACAAATATGCAGGAACGCATCAAGCAAATCGGGGGTACCGTGCATATTTTCCAAACCGATAGTGAGTTTACCGTCCAAGGGACGATTCCAATCAAGGAGGGGTAA